A genomic region of Candidatus Omnitrophota bacterium contains the following coding sequences:
- a CDS encoding GatB/YqeY domain-containing protein, which translates to MIEEKIYKDYLLALKERNKHHIEFLSFVRSELKNFAIQLRKDKLSDEETLSVLSKQKKRLEEAKESIANSGRQELIDKVDEELVILKTYLPLPLSDEELSAIVKRKILETQATSLKDMGKVMKEVLAEVGVRADSKKVSALVKESLSSH; encoded by the coding sequence ATGATAGAAGAAAAAATTTATAAAGATTATTTGTTGGCACTTAAAGAAAGAAATAAACACCACATAGAATTTTTAAGCTTTGTTCGTTCAGAGCTTAAGAATTTTGCTATTCAATTAAGAAAAGATAAACTTAGTGATGAGGAAACGCTTTCGGTACTTAGCAAGCAGAAAAAAAGATTAGAAGAGGCGAAAGAAAGCATCGCTAACTCAGGGCGCCAAGAGCTTATTGATAAGGTAGATGAAGAATTAGTAATTCTTAAAACATACCTTCCCCTGCCTTTAAGTGATGAGGAATTGTCAGCGATTGTAAAAAGAAAGATTTTAGAAACCCAGGCGACCTCTTTAAAAGATATGGGTAAGGTGATGAAAGAGGTTTTGGCGGAAGTAGGAGTAAGAGCAGATTCCAAGAAAGTAAGTGCATTGGTTAAGGAAAGTCTTTCCTCGCATTAG
- a CDS encoding DnaA/Hda family protein, with translation MWTTLESRIDNLLKVIDTQGGDRAKLDFSLRTELLKLKTEIAGLELPSEVINFIAEKVDSNVRVLEETSTDLIAYAVTRRKPIDLSLAQRFFARRKKKNRNRQRV, from the coding sequence ATGTGGACCACACTTGAGTCAAGAATAGATAACCTTTTAAAGGTTATTGATACTCAAGGTGGGGACAGGGCAAAGTTAGATTTTTCTCTGCGTACAGAATTGCTCAAACTCAAGACTGAGATTGCGGGACTGGAATTGCCTTCGGAGGTAATCAATTTTATTGCCGAGAAAGTGGATTCTAATGTGCGGGTTTTAGAGGAAACCTCTACGGATTTAATTGCCTACGCCGTGACTCGTAGAAAACCCATTGATCTTAGTCTTGCCCAGAGATTTTTTGCTAGGCGAAAAAAGAAGAACAGAAACCGTCAAAGAGTTTGA
- a CDS encoding ribulose-phosphate 3-epimerase, with translation MKVVPAILTDDPKDLEIKIRQAESFSDIAQIDIMDGKFVPSRSVTADALASIKTGLFLEVHLMVDYPLKEIIPFKKAGVKRIIFHYEAKDDSQQVIRSIRKEKIEVGLAINPETDLVKIENLLDKIDILLIMAVNPGFYGSKFIPEVLKKSYLLHSRKRSYYIGLDGGIKVDNIRIVKSAGVDIAYVGSGIFGSGVPKDNFLLLLEEIKDV, from the coding sequence ATGAAGGTTGTCCCTGCCATTCTGACTGATGACCCAAAAGATTTAGAGATAAAGATTCGTCAAGCTGAATCGTTTAGTGATATTGCTCAGATTGATATAATGGACGGTAAATTTGTGCCTTCAAGGAGTGTTACTGCAGACGCTTTAGCAAGTATAAAGACAGGACTTTTTTTAGAAGTCCATCTCATGGTTGATTATCCCCTAAAAGAGATTATCCCTTTTAAAAAAGCAGGTGTAAAGAGGATTATCTTCCATTACGAAGCAAAGGACGATTCTCAACAAGTGATAAGAAGCATTCGGAAGGAGAAGATAGAAGTAGGGTTGGCAATTAATCCTGAAACCGATTTAGTAAAGATAGAAAATCTTTTGGATAAAATAGATATATTGCTTATCATGGCAGTTAATCCTGGTTTTTACGGAAGTAAATTCATCCCAGAAGTTTTGAAAAAGTCTTACTTACTTCATTCAAGAAAGAGAAGTTATTATATCGGTTTAGATGGCGGAATTAAGGTTGATAATATTAGGATAGTAAAATCTGCAGGTGTAGATATAGCTTATGTAGGGAGCGGGATATTTGGTTCCGGTGTGCCTAAAGATAATTTTCTTCTTTTACTTGAAGAAATAAAAGATGTATAA
- the panB gene encoding 3-methyl-2-oxobutanoate hydroxymethyltransferase: MDKKKMTIPDIMQMKIKKNKITMLTAYDFPLASFIDRAGIDIILVGDSLGMVVLGYESTIPVTMEEMLHHAKAVRRAVKYALLVGDMPYMSFHKSKEEAIYNAGRFIKEAGCDAVKLEYYPGVIEITKAIVSAGIPVMGHIGLTPQTAVQLGGFKVQGKDAETARALKETAISFEKAGCFSIVLECIPDSVAKIITEELKIPTIGIGAGSYCDGQVLVTHDMLGLFERFLPKFAKQYINLGSKIIDAVKNFKEEVEKGIFPGKEHSFSMPLEEFKKIK, translated from the coding sequence ATGGATAAAAAAAAGATGACTATTCCTGATATTATGCAGATGAAAATAAAAAAAAATAAAATTACCATGCTTACTGCCTATGATTTTCCCTTGGCTTCTTTTATTGACAGAGCAGGAATAGACATAATCTTGGTAGGCGATTCTTTAGGGATGGTTGTTTTGGGCTACGAAAGTACTATTCCCGTGACGATGGAAGAGATGCTTCATCACGCAAAGGCAGTAAGAAGGGCAGTAAAATATGCTTTGTTAGTAGGAGATATGCCGTACATGTCTTTTCATAAAAGTAAGGAAGAAGCAATTTACAATGCTGGAAGATTTATTAAGGAAGCAGGTTGTGATGCAGTGAAATTAGAGTATTATCCAGGGGTGATTGAAATAACTAAGGCAATTGTTTCTGCAGGGATTCCGGTTATGGGGCATATTGGACTAACTCCACAAACTGCTGTGCAATTGGGAGGTTTTAAAGTTCAGGGAAAAGATGCAGAAACAGCGCGTGCCTTGAAGGAAACTGCGATTAGTTTTGAGAAAGCAGGCTGTTTTAGTATTGTTTTGGAATGCATTCCTGACAGCGTTGCTAAAATTATTACTGAGGAACTAAAAATTCCTACCATAGGTATTGGAGCGGGTTCTTATTGCGATGGTCAGGTTTTAGTTACTCACGATATGCTTGGTTTGTTTGAGAGATTCTTGCCAAAGTTTGCTAAACAATATATCAACCTTGGTTCTAAAATTATAGATGCTGTTAAAAATTTTAAAGAGGAAGTAGAAAAAGGAATTTTCCCTGGAAAAGAACACTCTTTCTCTATGCCTCTTGAAGAGTTTAAGAAAATAAAATAG
- a CDS encoding dihydropteroate synthase: MFIIGERINGMFKDVAQAIEKRNKKFIQELALKQIEKGANALDVNVGTAVDEAVSAMEWLVRVITEVTDVSLAIDTTKSAVMEKGLQFCKSKPIINSTSADEEKLSISISLAKKYNASLIGLTISKKGIPSDANMRLELALNILNKWQEEGLDLEDLYIDAVVLPVNVAQMQCPEVLETIRQIKLLSQPSPKTILGLSNVSQGTKYRSLINRIYLAMALSCGLDAAILDPLDSELRDVIRTAEILLNKKIYCDSYLK; the protein is encoded by the coding sequence GTGTTTATCATTGGAGAGCGCATTAATGGGATGTTTAAAGATGTTGCGCAGGCAATTGAAAAGAGAAATAAAAAATTTATTCAAGAATTAGCCTTGAAACAGATAGAAAAAGGAGCAAACGCTTTAGATGTCAATGTTGGGACAGCCGTTGATGAAGCTGTTTCTGCCATGGAATGGTTGGTAAGGGTTATTACGGAGGTAACCGATGTCTCTCTGGCAATAGATACAACGAAATCGGCTGTAATGGAAAAAGGACTGCAATTTTGCAAGTCCAAGCCGATAATTAATTCCACATCTGCAGATGAGGAAAAGTTAAGTATCTCAATTTCTCTTGCCAAGAAATACAATGCTTCTTTAATTGGGCTTACGATATCCAAAAAAGGGATACCTTCTGATGCGAATATGCGTTTAGAACTGGCATTGAATATTCTCAATAAATGGCAAGAAGAAGGATTGGATTTAGAGGATTTGTATATCGATGCGGTGGTTCTTCCTGTGAATGTTGCTCAGATGCAGTGTCCAGAGGTTTTAGAGACCATTCGCCAGATAAAACTGTTATCTCAGCCTTCCCCGAAAACAATTTTGGGTTTAAGTAATGTTTCTCAAGGGACAAAATACCGTTCTTTAATAAATCGTATTTATTTGGCAATGGCATTAAGTTGTGGGCTGGATGCTGCCATCCTTGATCCCTTGGATAGTGAGTTAAGGGATGTAATACGCACTGCAGAGATACTTTTGAACAAAAAAATCTATTGCGATTCCTATCTAAAGTAA
- a CDS encoding acetyl-CoA decarbonylase/synthase complex subunit delta, with translation MEKVVEKWSGRVNEIVIGATSQERGTRKNVIKVGGENTLPFLHFEGEIINPPVVAMEVWDTEPENWVESLKEEFKGVIKNPVDWAKKAVEEFGVDLLCLRLFSTHPDGKDVSPQEAERTVEKVFKNIEVPLIITGSGAIQKDGDVLLRVSEIVKGENCLLGIAVQENYKIIGAACISGGHSLIAETPIDVNLAKQLNILLADIGFSSRRIVIHHSTGGLGYGLEYTYSVMERTRLACLNGDKMLSQPMINFVGQEAWRAKEARISEIEVPLWGKQKERAVLWEAATAIAFLNAGADILVMNHPKAISLVKETIRGLMAH, from the coding sequence ATGGAAAAGGTAGTAGAGAAATGGTCGGGGAGAGTAAATGAGATAGTTATTGGAGCAACTTCCCAAGAAAGAGGGACAAGAAAGAATGTTATAAAGGTCGGAGGAGAAAATACTTTACCCTTCTTACATTTCGAAGGAGAAATCATTAACCCGCCAGTAGTAGCGATGGAAGTTTGGGATACCGAACCCGAGAATTGGGTTGAATCTCTTAAAGAAGAATTTAAGGGTGTCATTAAAAACCCTGTCGATTGGGCAAAAAAAGCAGTAGAGGAATTTGGCGTAGATTTGCTTTGTTTGAGGTTATTTAGTACTCATCCTGACGGAAAGGATGTTTCTCCTCAAGAAGCAGAAAGAACTGTGGAAAAAGTATTTAAAAATATAGAAGTTCCTTTAATTATCACGGGAAGCGGTGCTATTCAGAAAGACGGCGATGTTCTTTTGAGAGTTTCAGAGATAGTAAAAGGAGAAAATTGTCTTTTGGGTATTGCAGTGCAGGAGAATTATAAAATAATCGGAGCTGCCTGTATAAGCGGAGGGCATTCTTTAATCGCAGAGACCCCTATCGATGTTAATTTGGCAAAGCAATTAAATATCCTACTTGCGGATATAGGTTTTTCTTCCCGGAGGATTGTTATACACCATTCAACCGGAGGCTTAGGATATGGTCTTGAATATACCTATTCAGTTATGGAAAGAACAAGACTTGCTTGTTTAAATGGAGATAAAATGCTTTCTCAACCAATGATTAATTTCGTGGGGCAGGAAGCATGGCGGGCTAAAGAAGCAAGAATATCTGAGATAGAAGTTCCTTTATGGGGAAAGCAGAAAGAAAGGGCGGTTCTCTGGGAGGCAGCTACAGCCATTGCTTTTCTAAATGCTGGAGCAGATATTTTAGTAATGAATCATCCGAAGGCGATCAGTTTGGTAAAAGAGACCATCAGGGGATTGATGGCTCATTAA